A segment of the Lolium perenne isolate Kyuss_39 chromosome 3, Kyuss_2.0, whole genome shotgun sequence genome:
TCTTTGCACTATTTACACAAGATATATGTcgtacctcctatttttcccattGGGGTTTTTAAGGGAAGTATATAAGGCATATTATTGATCTCTAAACTCACTAATGAGATTTTTCCTTATCAAGGTTTTTCTCATATGAGTTATCATGGAGATAATAATCTTTATATGTTGTatcattttctccttatttttccCATATGGTTTAAAGGAGTTTTAACAACATATCAAATACTACTCTCCTCATATTTTTCCCACGGGGTTTTTGGAGGAGAGATTCTAAAGATATCAAGATCAAGAACTGTCAAGATCATACATGGACTTTCTAGCACTCAAGTATATATGAAGAATTTCAACATGATGAAATCAACATAGGATAGCGTTGTCCAAGGGGGAGTGTTAGGAATAGTTAGCTTTACATCTAGGCTAAGTAGTAAGTTAGCTTTCTTATTAGGCTAACTATTAGCAGTTAGAATAACTGCGTTGGCCAAACGCTAAGTCCACCGAACAGGCTTGTAAATCTTACACTATGTGCGTCTGTACAATGGGTATATATACCCCATCTCTTTGATCAATGAATGACACTTGATTCTCTCAATCTCTTTAGTTCTAAACATATTTAAAGGGGCAGACCAATTAATATCTAAAATTGCTCACCTAATTAACTTCTAAACATATTTAAAGGGGCAGACCAATTAATATCTAAAATTGCTCACCTAATTAACCTTGAGGATTTTGTTGCGCATAGAAATAGGAAAATATACTCTCGTGTCATTCAAGGTAACAAATCATCCTATTTATTTTTAAGATAGCAAATTATCCTATTTATTTTTAAGATAGCAAATTATCCTATTTATTTTTAATCCTATTTATTTTTAAGATAGCAAATTATCTTTATTTTAAGATATTGCAAAAGTATTAAACATAATTATATTATTTTAAGCTAACGAGCTAAAACTGAGCGTGGTCACAAAGATCAGCTCGTGTTTAGGTCGAGTTGCACGTTGATAGGTTGTCTGTACACACTAATTAAGACGATCAACTCAGCTCTATTCATTTTCGGGTCAATCAATCAAACTTTCATGTTTATTCACATATTTGTAAGTTTATTACTTTGGCTACCGTATGCACGTATAACATGTAGATTTAATAATGGAAATAATGACCACAGCAAGGTGTTGACTGCAGAATATGGCCTTATCAAATATTTGTGTGATTTAATAAAGAATGATGTAGTCATTATCTTTTACTTTACACTCTAACCCTGTCTAGGTAATGTCTTTCAATTGCTCCTACATCTTGAAGAGATTGTCGTGGCTGGTTCAAAATTCGTAGGAGCGCATGATGCGGAGAGGCAAAGAGAAGAAGTAACTTTGATTGAGTTCATGCCCGTATTAACTAATTGGATTCAGTTAGTTCAGTTTGGCAGGTTCATAATCCGTACATGTGCCGAGTTTCACAGTAAGCGAGGATTCCCCACTTTTTAAAAGTTGGTTATCATGTGATAATGAGATATTTTTTCAAATTGCCACATTTTAAGAAACCAACGATCAAAACTTGCATAAAAGGCTCACAAAGCGAATTGCACTTGTAATCCTAACCATCACTTCAATGCTAGACAACATCATACCTATGTTTATGGCAACACCGTTGCTCAGAGAATCTCAACTCAGATTAGGAGCATGAGAAACACCATTCTGAACTGCCGTAGAAAATCAACACAGGCAAACTATCACAGAATAACCATACTTTGATGACTAGCAGTGCAGCAAAGTGCAATTAAACTCAGGCAGAGACAAAACTTCCGATCCAAAAAGATATCCCCACGAAACTTGATTGACTGATAAATGTACAAGAGACCAAATCAAGTCCAGCAAGAACTACAGTCTAGAAGGGTTCAGACGACGCATCAGACAAGACAGTGAAAAGGTTGGTTACTGGCCAGCTGGAGTGGAGGTGATGATGTCAGAATCGCCTGAAATTGAACACAAACCAAAGAAACATGATCAGAATTGCATATCAAAACCTGATAAAATCAAAACAAGATCAGGTAATGAGATGGATAATGCTGCTGAAACATACCAGGGTCAATGATACTCAGACAGCAGACGCTGAAGTATTTACCACAGGACGTTCCCAAATCAACATTGTCTGGAATTGGACATTGCAGTTATCAGTACATTGCCGATCCAATAACAGAATAGAGTATGGTGCTGACTGCATCACTAAGTTTTGCATAAATGCAAATATATTATAACAATATTTTTCGCAATTTTAAGACATAATAACACCTCAGTGACAAGGTGGAAGGAAGAAGGACAATTATATTTAAAGGACTTCGACCTAAGCACAAGATTTTAGTGTAAGGAAGAGAAATAAGCATTATTCCTTACTTATCACTAAACAGAAATTGATTCAAAATAATTGAGAACTAAGGACTGCTAACTTACTTCCATGGAAGTGGTGGACAGTGACCTTGGCCAACATAGCATAGTACTCGATCTCAGACTTCCGAAGTGGAGGGCAGTTGTTAGCAATGATCACTAGCTTTGCTGTAAATAGCACAAACACATTATTTGCATCAGACTTACTGCCTCAAAATGACAAGGTAAACTGAAAGTAGTGCCAGGCCAAACAGACGAAACAAGACACTTTAATTTTGGAGTACAATATTTCAAGCTTCAAAATGCAACTGACAAAAAAAAAGGATACATGAAGAACTAACAAAAAATATTGTCTTGCACCCAATATTGTTTGCATTCACAAGACACTTTTAACTACAATATTTGAAGCTTCAAAATGCAACTGACAACAAAAGGGACACAGGAAGAAATAACAAAAAACATTGTCTTCAACCAATATTGCTTGCATCCACA
Coding sequences within it:
- the LOC127342508 gene encoding large ribosomal subunit protein eL30, whose translation is MVASTKKAKKSGDNINNKLQLVMKSGKYTLGYKTVLKTLRNSKSKLVIIANNCPPLRKSEIEYYAMLAKVTVHHFHGNNVDLGTSCGKYFSVCCLSIIDPGDSDIITSTPAGQ